From the Jaculus jaculus isolate mJacJac1 chromosome 22, mJacJac1.mat.Y.cur, whole genome shotgun sequence genome, the window cagagagcactcggctcccaccaaaccagagatccagagacacagaggctcccaagacctcatcactgaagcagaccccaacatggctcagggaaattcacagaagagggagtggaaagattgttagagccacacgctgggacatgcacacagacattgcctcttccccataactgatggctacccccacaatgcatgacccacattccccaacgaggagggtccctgcagagggggaaggacagggaggaggctaatgatggtaccaacatggctgcatacacactgtgtacatgacTAATAAGAaagttatacattaaaaaatatgggggcctggagagatggcgtagcggttaagcgcttgcctgtgaagcctaaggaccccggttcgaggctcggttccccaggtcccacgttagccagatgcacaagggggcacacgcatctggagttcgtttgcagaggctggaagccctggtgcgcccattctctctctctccctctacctgtctttctctctgtgtctgtcgctctcaaataaataaataaaatttaaaaaaatatatttaaaaaaatatatggggctggagagatggcttagtggttaagtgcttgcctgtgaagcctaaggatcccggtttgaggctcgattccccaggtcccacgttagccagatgcacaagggggcgcacgcatctggagttcgtttgcagtggctggaggccctggcgcacccattctctccctctctctccctttttctctctgtctgtcgctctcaaataaataaacaacaacaataaataaataaataaataaatatgctttgtTTTAACCAGGCTCTGTAatgtatgtctgtaatcccagctattcaaggaaggctgaggcaggaggatagcaggTTCAAGGTATGCCTGgcccagactacacagtgacttcaaggccagcctgggcaactctgTGAGCAGAGGGTTGGGGTGTACTTCAGTTgaagagtgcttgcctgtcatgTGTTCAGTCCCTGGTACTGTTCAAACTAATGCTTTGTGCTCCTGTCTTCATAATTTTCAAacagaaacatttctttaaaaattatttattaattatttatttgcaaccagagagagagatgtgagagaaaatgggtattctagggcctcttgccactgcagaaaaacttCAGATGCCTTGCAGCACTTTGgatagctggctttatgtgggtactgggcaatcaaacctgggccatcaggctttgcaagcaagagccttaacagtaCAGCCAACCCTATAGCCCACACAGAAGCATTCACAAAACTGGTTTGCTTGTCTCTTCATCTATCTATGAGTAAAAAGCTTGTATATGAAGAAAcactgtcaatttttttttttccatgaacaaTTTCATTTTAAGTCCATCAACAATCATGCCATTCGTGTGTTGGCATTTTCTCCTCTTCCCTGAGTATCCTCAGAGAGCACAGCTCACCACATGGTGCCCCGCAGCCCAGTTTACCACATGGTGCCTGCAGCTTAGCAAACGGAATCAGATCGATGAAGCTCTATTTGCTGAGCATTAACTTCCCGGCTGCGCCTGGCTGCGTGAGGATGGAGTATCAGAACATGGAACACGATGAAAGAATCACAAAGAAGCAAGATGGCCTGAAATGGTCTTTTGCCTTGCTAGTGaaggagactcaggagaaagctagcttctttgaGGCAGCAGTTTCGGTTACGGACAGGAGCCCacagagagagaaccaggagatgccgcCCCActttggcaggaatggaactcatgtctggtcCAGTTTCATCCACAATGTCTGTAGCGGCCCCGGCTGCCTTTTTAATTTAGCACACTACCTTAGAGGGGCTGGGCTTCGGGACTTAGTCGCTCGACTCTGCAAACCAGTCAGGTCTGATGTACCTGGAAGAATTGATTCTTAATCAAGTGTAAATGTTTCTTGGCCCGTCCTCACCTCCCTGCCCTGGGATCTCTGTCTGGACCCGAGTAAATCTGGCTCTCCCCTACCCAGCCAGGGATTCTTTCTTGGCCTTGGTAGTTTTCTAATTGCCTTCTATCTGCTTTatgatgtttttttaaatattcatttatttgagagagggaatgggtgcaccaggacttctagccactgcatataactccagacacttgttcatctggcctacatgcgccctggggcatcaaacctaggtctttaggcttcgcaggtaagtgccttaactgctaagccatctctccagccctgctttatgtTTTGAGGTAGCCTCTCCCTTCAATTACATGTATGACTTTTCTGTAATCTCTGAGTCTACCACGTGTGTATCTCATTTATACTCTAGATCTGCCAGTGGGAATTTCATCTAAACCCTGGGCCTGCTAAGCTTGGGGTAATCGTGGgtgtaactctctttactacCCATTTCTTACCTTAACTTGCTAGTCTctagtactctctctctctcctattcttttctttcctttttctttttctgaggaagggtctcactgtagcccaggctgactattcactatgttgtctcagactggcttaaacttgtagtgatcctcctaccttggcctcccatcttctccagcagagagacagagaaagagaaataggatgtaggtgcaccaccacttctagccgctgcaaacgaactccagatgtatgtgccaccctgtgcatccggcCTCacacgggtactgaggaatcgaacctgggtcataaggccttactggcaagcatcttaaccactaagccatttctccagccctgttcttatttttattgacaattttagcAGTGGTGTTGTTAAGATATCCACATATTATACACATCATGCAGTCCAAAGTGGGGTGTGCAAATCAAGTTTGAGTCAGTCCTCGGTGCCCAAGGGGAGACCACAGCCGTCTGAAGCAGCATGCCAGGTAGTGAATCCTGGCATCCGAAAGACAGCCTCATGGGCCACGTGATCAGCACGTGTAATCACCACAGACAAGGGCTCAGCAAAACAGGGAGGGTGTTGGGCCCAGCGTGCCAACCGAGCAACTGTTAGTGTGTCTGCTTGAGCTGTTGTAACTGAATGCCACACTCTGGGTGGTTTTAACAacatgggtttgtttgtttcctcatAGATTTGGTGGGGGTTGGGGGCTGCCAGGTGCCTCAGGAGAATCCTCTCCTCCTGGCTCATTGGATTGTTTCTCTGTGTGGGCCTCTGCAGTGTCTGTCCTTCTACTCACGAGTAGCTAAATCCAgttgctaaggtgcttgccttgcaaacctgGCTTGATTTCACTCCCCAGTAAAATGCccggcatagtggcacatgcctgtaatgccagcactgtggaggcagagacaggtggatgcctggagcttgctggctagccaggctagcctaatcagtgagctccaggttaatgAATGAccataactaaaaacaaaaaaggggggccagagagatggcttagtggttaaggtgtttgtctgcaaagccaaaggacccaggtttgattccccagaacctatgtaagccagatgtacaaggtggcaaatgtgtctggagtttatttgcaatggctggaggccctggcttgctcattctctctctgtctttcactctccctctttctctcaaataaataaaaactaaaagaaaaagaaaaaggctgggcgtggcggcgcatgcctttaatcccagcacttgggaggcagaggtaggaggatcaccgtgagtttgaggccaccctgagactccatagagaattccaggtcagcctgggcttagagtgagaccctacctgaaaacaaacaaaaagactaaaATAGGTAGGTAGAATACATAAGGATGACATCCAAGGTTTTTCTCCGACCTCCACATatacatctctctttctctctctctctctctctcacacacacacatcacacactcaCAAAAATGAGTACACAAGTCCTATTTGTATCTCGTCCCCcccttatgacctcatttaaccttAATACTCTTCCTATTTCCAAACACACTCCCAGGAGGCTTGGGGTTTAAGCGTGTGATCCAGGTGGTGGGGATCACTGTTCAGCCTGTGAGAGCAAGAAAAGACTTCCGCACCCCTGCCAAAGGGACTGGTACCGTGTCAGACAGTGTGGAGATCATTCCTAGGCTTCAGaatctctctgctctctctctctgcaaaacTAGttctgggattggagagatggcttagcagtgaaggcgctggcctgcaaagccgaaggacccaggttcattccccaggacctacatgataagccagatgcgcaagggggcacatgcatctgccattcatttgcagtggctgaaggccctggtgcactctctctctctctgcttttttaactatctctgaaatacataaataaatatatatatatttttttaaaaaacactagttccattccagcactcaggaggcagaggtaggaggatcaccgtgagttcgaggccaacctgagactacatagtgaattccaggtcagcctgagctagagtgagaccctaccttgtaaaatcaaaacaaaataaacaaacaaaaaaaaaaaaactacttccaAGCTTCACCTGCTGAGGCCGGCATGGGAGGAGCGGGTGGTGGCGGATTGCAGAGTTGCCCTCTATCTCATCTGCTGGGCATGCGGAGGCCACGGGAACCTGAAGGGGAAATGCATCTGCAAGTGCCCAGGGCGGACGATGAGGAACGTGGAGCTGGATGGAGAAAAGCAGCTTCTGCCCAACCTCGTGTCCCCCAGCAGGCACGGGTCGCCGAGGACGACGGCCCGTGACAAATCCGCAGCGGGTCTGGGCACGTACGGCGGCACCCGTGGCTCCTCCGGGACCTGTGAACCCGAACGCTTCCCCGGCGGGCACGAGAGGTCATGCCCGGTCGGCGGGGTGACACCTAGCGCTGAGGTCACCTTTCATCATGACTCCACAGAAGCCTGGGGTGACGAAACCAACTCAGAAGGCGACCCTGAGGATCCAGTGGCCAGCCAGGAGGTGGAGCCTGCAGAGCAAGCCAAGCAGGTCTGCCTGAGTTCCCATTCCAGCCATCACTGGGGGCTCACTGGGCGCTGCTGGTCCACCTCCTGCTTGGCTTTCACTCGCAGAGCTCTGGAAGCCAAGTCAAATATACTTTAGTTGATACcttacaaaagaacaaaaaactaacagacatggtggcgcacgcctttaatcccagcacttgggaggcagaggtaggaggattgccatgagttcaaggccaccctgagatgacagagttaattccaggtcagcctggaccagagtgtgaccctacctcgaacaactaaaaataaataaataaatatacacaagTATTTCCATCAAATGAGTTTTCATCCTTACATCCAAACAGACCTCTAAGCAgttaaaaacataagaaaaataagaGCTATTAGCTATGTATTAACTGAGAAACCGCatacaaaccaaaaaattatggagagaaagaggcttaAAGGAGTTGAAGGGATAGGGAGATGTAAAAGAGTTGGGAACAAGGCCCATCTCACTTTTATGTACTGATAGCTCCAATTCACTGAAATGTTGACCAGTTAAATTTAAGATTATAACATACAGGATGTGGGTAGAATTTACTCTGGTTGGTCATAACTTTCATCTAAGTTGTAGGTCCTTCGGGATGAAATGGATACAGAAACAGCTTCATGTTCTTCAACCTTGcttttttataattgttttgagATTAGATATAATCCACTTAAAATAAAATCTCCTACAGGTCCGTGGTCCTTTTCAACCAGCCAAGTACATAACATGGACCCACCACTCCTTACATCTTGCTGTTACCCAAATTTAAGTCAATAAGGAAAGCTGTTAGTCTCACAACTAGGTTACGCTTGGAGAActggcttcacacacacacagtgttggTACAGAAGTACAGTATTTCTAGTTGGCTGTTCCAAGTGTGTAAACACGCAGCACTGCTGTATCAGGTAAACACGTGCACGGGGGAAGATGAGGCGTGGGCTCACAGAAAACAGTCAAATGGAAATCAAAAGGACTTTGTCTTTCAGAGTTCCCCTATCTTTGTTTGTAGAGGTTATCCAGTAATTTCTTCATTAATTACATCGCATACTTCTGAGTCCATTCCCGAGCTGTTCTGTTGTGCTTTTCTCTATCTGTTTTGTTAGATCCGAGCAATCTCAGGCACTAAAGGATCATCTGGATTGGGATCACACAACAGAGAACAGATGGATAAAAGTACTTCTGAAATAGTTAGTGCTGGAGACCACTGTGATCGTAGAATATCAAGACAAACGCTGCCACTACGGTTAATATTTGGATGATAGATTCTTGTTGTAAATGCAACCTTAGGTGGTTTGAAGGGGTAATCTGTTGGGAAATGAATTGTCAAGAAAAATACTCCACCCGGGTAGGGACTGTCATTTGGCCCCATTATTGGAGCTTGCCAAGGAAACAGATCATCTCCAGCAGGACCTGCTGAGCACTGTGCTGGGGGATCCCGTGCCAGGTTGTTCCATTCCTTGTGGATTCTCTTCAGGGCCATGGTGGGAAGGATGGGGAAGGGACGAGGCGGCCTGCGACCACCTTAGAGGTGGCGAGTCCGAGTCGGAGGGAGAAGAGCCGCGGTTCCGACACGCATGTCAGCTTCTGTTCCTGCCGCAGCCCTCACCGCATCACCCGGCGGCGGCCCCTTTATGCGCCACTGCTACAGCCACCGCCGTagctccctctcttctccctttccatcgccttctcctttttataaattaatttacttatttgagagcgacagacaaagagaaagaggcagacagaaagagagagagagagagaatgggcgcaccagggcctccagccactgcaaatgaactccagatgtgtgtgcccccttgtgcacctggcgaatgtgggtcctggggaattgagcctcgaaccggggtccttagacttcataaggaagcgcttaaccgctaagccatctctccagccctgccttgtcCTTTGAACTCCtcccttctctgtccctctcctgtttcttctttgtcttcctcTCCCACCCAATGATACTAAGCAGACTCCATGTCCCAATGGCCAATGACAGCAAGGTGAGGCCGGCAACAGTAAGCATCCTCAgtctatcaaaaaagaaaaaaaaaaccatgctggcagggggagggctggagagacggcttagcggttaagcgcttgcctgtgaagcctaaggaccctggttcgaggctcggttccccaggacccacgttagccagatgcacaagggggcgcacgcgtctggagttcgtttgcagtggctggaagccctggcgcacccattctctctctctctctctttttctatcaatctcaaataaataaataaaaaaatcaacaacaacaacaaaacatgctTGGGCCAGACAGAcatctcaatggttaaaggcttgcttgcaaagcctgacagcttgggttcgattccccagtactcacataaagccagatgcacaaagtggtgcatgtgtctggggtttactAACTGttgcagctggaagccctggaacacccgattctcattcattctcttcctctttctcacaaataagtaaacttcttgtttctgtaattttttttttaatgagcgaCAAtcggagcaccagggcctccagccagtgcaatcgaATTCaaacacgtgcgccaccttgagcacttgtgttaccttgtgcatctggcctacgcgggatttggagagtcgaacatgggtcctcaggctttgcagacaagtgccttaaccactaagccatctctgtaaataaactttattttgttttgttttttcgaggtagggtctcactctagcccaggctgacctggaattcaccaggtagtctcagggggggcctcgaactcatggcgatcctcctacctctgcctcctgagtgctgggtttaaaggcgtgcaccaccatacctggcttaaataagcatttttaaagatttatttgttattattttatttattagagacacagagagagaaagaaatagagatactagccactgcaaatgaactccagacacatgtgccaccatgtgcacctggcttacgtgggagaatcgaacctgggtccttaggcttcacaggcatgtgccttaaccgctaagccatctccccagcccttaaataaacatttttaataataaaaaagaactatATCCTTCAGTATCTGTCACAGGGCCAGAGGAGCTCAAAAACCAGGCTCGTGGCTGTTCATTATCCCAGCAAGACCATTAGCACCGTCTTTTTCTCCTTGTGCTTACCAGTCACGGGACACGAGACCATCATCCCTGGCATCTGTGTTAACTAAGGCTCCTCAGTGACTGCTCAGGCGCTCCTTGCCCGTCCCAGAGATGTCAGGCTGTTCCCGCAGCCACAGGGAACAGGAAGATCTTGACTTGGCACTCTGCCTTAGCTTTCCATCCAGCAAGGCTTGACCCTCCAGACAGCCCTCATCTCTGCCCAgggagatgctttttttttttttttttttttaagaccataAAATACCAACAAGAACAGCAGGCAGTACTGCAGCTTCACCGAAGCAAAAGCCAGTTTCCAGAGACCTCCTTGCTTATTTTTGACATGTGCCCTCAAGACTGTCTGGATTCGCAAAGAAACCAGGTGCTCAGCGTCTCTGGGAACCTTTGTGTTTCCCAGGAGATCTCCATGGAGACTGGCCGGGTCCGTGCCAGAGCTCCTTGGCAGTTTCGAGTTACGTCTCTGGGTCAAGACAAACCCAGGATCTCAACAGCTTGACTTCACCACCCCCCACCAGTATTTacagccccccccaccccgccccactgTTGCAACACACGTTTGTCACCTTGAGGCCCCAACGATTTTGCCACAATAGCTAACTAAGCAGACTTACGGtggaagatggaagagaaggGAAATCATGACCGGAAGAAAGGACTACACCTGGGCAAGTCCTGAGGGCAGACAAGGACTTCAAAGCTCAGAAGTAGAGCCATGCTCGTCTGGGGACTGAGTGGCCACTGAGGCACGTGGTCTGTACCTGCTCTGGATGGTGGAAGGCAAGCAAACTGAAAACCAGGCACCTGTGTTAGACGAAGTTAAGAAGGcaagagaagcaggaggatcctgtCGTGACAGGACGATACTGCTGTTATAATCTACGTGATCTCCACGCTGTGGTTAAAGTTCAACTCTTCCTGTCGTTCAGAACTACCTcgtggggggactggagagagggctcggcCACTAATGCGTTTGCCTGCGAGGCCTAgtgaccagagttcgattccccagtgcccacgtaaagccggatccgtaggtctggagttcgtttgcagtcgatGGGAGACCCTGGAGCGGccattctctcaatctgtctacctctctctgcttgcaaatgagttGAATaaaactaccttgtgcatttaaaaaaataattaatgtagAAAGTCAAGAAAGATTGcacaaaattttcattaaaaaaaaaaaaaactagctccCAGGGTgctagggaggtagctcagttgggaaagtgcttcccttgtaagcatgaggaccttagttcaatccccagtgtccacatagaaATGCCaaacatggggctgaagagatggcttagtggttaaggtgcttgcctgtaaagcctaaggacccaagtccgattctccagatcccacctgagccagatgcaggcgggggcacatgcgtctggagtttgcctggcgggcccattttctttctgtctgtctctctctgtctctgtctctgtctctctctctctacccatttctctgtctctctcaaataaataaataaaaataaaaaatgttttagaaagaaaagaaaaagctgagaCTACCACCTTGTATTTGTAATCTCAGTATAACCCCAGTATtggagaggtagaggcaagaggaactcaaaggctcccgtctcaaaaataaataaataaataaataaataaataaataaataaataaataaataaaagctaggcatggtggcgcacgcctttaatctcagcatttgggaggcagaggtaggaggatcactgtgagtttgaggctaccctgagactacatagtgaattccgggtcagcctgagctagagagagaccatgcctcaaaaaaaccaaaaaaaaaaaaaaaaaaaaagtgggtggcTTGTAAGGAACAATATTTCCAGCCTCCACAGGCATCACACATAAGCAcatgcaccctcacacacatgtgaacccTCCCCCACAAACTTCCAaatcgggggagggggggaaagaggctaattggcttagaaatttggctttaatttttcttaatttagacTGGACAGAAATAATCCTTGAGAGGGGTATTATCATAAAATCCTGCCACTTATTAGCTAACCTGTGGGCTCTTCCAAAAGGCTGCTGCAGGCTGCCTTAGTACAAGCTGTGTGGTCAGGAAAATTGGGCTAAGGTGAAGGGGTGCACATTGCAAGTGTTCTCTAAACTGAAGGGGCCGGCGTGCTCCGTGGAAAGGGAACTGACAGAGCATGTGAAGGACTCAAGGGGAGGACAGAGCCGAGAGAAAGGCTTGCAGTTGACAAGCTCTGGGAAAACAGGTGCCGCCACCATTTCATCACGGTCAACAGCTCCACCTGATCAGGCCTGACAAGGGTTCTGGGAAGAGCAGAGTTAAATTCCGACCAGGGAGACGCTATTTCAAAGGCAACAGGGGGTAAACCTGGGAGCCTAGGGACGAAAGACGAGACCGAATGAAACTGAAAAACAAGAAACTTCGCAAGAgcgatagctgggtgtggtggtgcatgcctttaatcccagcacttgggaggcagaggaaggtggatcgctgtgagttcgaggctaccctgaggctacatcgtgaatttcaggttggccgGGGCTAgagtaagtaaaaacaaaaagagggctggagagatggcttagcggttaagcgcttgcctgtgaagcctaaggaccccggttcgaggctcggttccccaggtcccacgttagccagatgcacaagggggcgcacgcgtctggagttcgtttgcagaggctggaagccctggcgcgcccattctctctctctccctctctgtgtctgtcgctctcaaataaaaataaaataaaataaaataaatttaaaaaaaaagaattatcattaaaaacaaaaagagaaagagagagatgaacagCTTGCAGCCCTTAGAAGTCACGTGCGCTCTGGAGTCTTTTACTTCTGAGACTTGCGAGACAACGTTCTGCTTGCTCGACCCAAGCTGCTGTAGAAAGCAGTGTTCCTCTGCCACTGCACAGAGCAGTTTCGCAGCATCTTGGCGTCCTCTGCAGAATATGACCTTGGTGTCCGTAGCGCCAACGGCGGTTCGCTCATAATCCACACTGAGCATTGATGATCAAAGCAGAAACGAGTGGGCTCTGCCAATTGCTGGTGCTGCTTTGGGCAGCCCCTGGCAATATGATGACCATGTGCTGGCCACTGAACTGGACAAGTCATGCCAAGCTCACTCTGAGACGTGAAGCACAAGAACTGCTTGGGGAGAGCCACCATGCTAGGTGTCCAGAACTCATCAAACTCGGTCACCTTAGGGAAGGGACGGGAGGGAAAGCCTCACCGCCCTTCCTCACTGTGGCTACCTTTCCAGCTCTCTTAGCTCCATGACAAgacttctgtttcttttgttcttgttCATTCCTTTGCGATATATCAGCACCTAACCGTGCTGGAATGCCTTTGTCATTTACAAATAGGTAAATGGATTCTCCCCAAATCCATTCATATATTCTTTCGTTACTAGATCCTGAAGGCACAAATTCTACCAAGGAACTTGGTCTGGGAGATGTAAGCCAAGGAGTGAGATTCCACAACGTCTGTGTCAATCACATTCCATGAATATAACAAAACATCTGAGAAAAATTAGCTTATAAAGAGGGAAGGTTTGTTTGGGTTCCCAGTTTTGAAGGTTTCATAGCCCATGGCATGGTGAACCCATTGCTTTGAGCCCCATGGCGAGGCAATCTTCACGGTGACGTGTATGTAGCAGAGCAGAGCTGTGCACCCCATGTCCACTAGGAAAGAGAGGAGAAGCTTGGGTCCTGCTGCCCCCTTCCGTCCCCCAGTGACTGGACATCTCACCACTCGCCTCATTTCTCAAGGTTTCCATCACGTCCCAAACACTCCAAACCAACGATGAaggcttttattaatttttatttattttttatgatgggCATTTAGGGGACACCTAGATTTCTTTTCTACATAAGAAACTACATTAAAAATTCCAAATGGGGgccagaggaatggcttagcagttcaggcgcttgcctgcaaagccaaaggacccatgttcagatccccagaacccatgcaaaccagatgcacaaaggggcacacgtgtctggagctcttttgcagcggctgaaagccctcttcctctcccccccgccaaataaataaaaacagaaaaaaaaaaattaaatccaaatgggggccagggagatggtttaaggtgcttgcctgcaaagccaaaggatccaggtttaatttcccaggacccatgtaagcatctggagttcattgtcagtggctgcaggccctggcatgcctattctctctctctctccttctctgcctctttctttctcaaataaataaataattaaaaaaaattccaaatggttctattttccttttttgggggggagggggg encodes:
- the LOC105944480 gene encoding ubiquitin-conjugating enzyme E2 D2-like: MALKRIHKEWNNLARDPPAQCSAGPAGDDLFPWQAPIMGPNDSPYPGGVFFLTIHFPTDYPFKPPKVAFTTRIYHPNINRSGSVCLDILRSQWSPALTISEVLLSICSLLCDPNPDDPLVPEIARI